From Veillonella dispar, one genomic window encodes:
- a CDS encoding Tex family protein translates to MSERMFAIIGSELNVKPKQVQAAVELLDEGNTVPFIARYRKEVTGELQDEQLRTIEERIKYLRNLETRRQEIIASITEQEKMTDELMKSLEAATKLQELEDLYLPYRPKKRTRAMIARERGLEPLAEMILNDTVTSGDPLEIAKEFVTEEVPTPEDAIQGASDIVAEIVSDSADFRAYLRKKMWNEGFIQAELTGDEEIQQQFLQYAEYVEPVRQMPSHRILAVNRGEKLGALKLALTVPGDTYVAYMVQRLEKNPKSIFADYKAAAVADAYKRLIFPALERDIRNELTENADEQAIKVFGVNLKNLLLQPPLAGHVIMGLDPGYRTGCKMAIIDQQGNVLDYGAYYLTNSEKLRKEAQKVLADKIRKFKVTLLSIGNGTASYETEQFASTMIEEEKLDCHYIITNEAGASVYSASKLAIDELPDLDVTIRGAVSIARRVQDPLAESVKIDPKSIGVGQYQHDVNQKQLTHTLDQVVETVVNHVGVELNTASPAILQHIAGISSTVAKNIVAYRQENGVFKSRKELLKVPRLGPAAFTQCAGFLRLQHGKNPLDNTSVHPESYELAERIIGELGFTLKDLQDKAQLEALQVKLPLVDAEKMAAKLDAGVPTVRDILAALAKPGRDPREDLPAPLTRKHVVSLEDIKVGTVVKGTVHNVVDFGAFVDFGLKTNGLLHRSELCNSRQHPSDVLAVGDIIEAQIISVDVKRNRIGLSVKALQPEKPKNNDNNRNRNNNGQRRNNNRDNNRNNDRNNGGRQNNNRNGGNRNNGDRRNG, encoded by the coding sequence ATGAGTGAAAGAATGTTTGCCATTATTGGCAGTGAATTAAATGTTAAGCCAAAGCAGGTGCAAGCTGCCGTAGAATTATTAGACGAAGGCAATACGGTGCCATTTATTGCGCGTTACCGTAAAGAGGTAACGGGCGAATTGCAAGATGAGCAATTGCGCACCATTGAAGAACGCATTAAATATCTGCGCAACTTGGAAACACGTCGCCAAGAAATCATTGCATCTATTACAGAGCAAGAAAAGATGACCGACGAGTTGATGAAGTCCTTAGAAGCAGCAACAAAGCTTCAAGAGTTAGAGGATCTCTATTTACCGTATCGTCCTAAGAAACGTACCCGTGCTATGATTGCCCGTGAACGTGGATTAGAGCCGTTAGCGGAAATGATCCTTAACGATACAGTTACCTCTGGCGATCCATTAGAGATCGCTAAAGAATTTGTAACGGAAGAGGTGCCAACACCGGAGGACGCTATTCAAGGTGCATCAGATATCGTAGCGGAAATTGTTAGTGATAGTGCAGACTTCCGTGCATATTTGCGTAAAAAGATGTGGAACGAAGGCTTTATTCAAGCTGAGTTGACTGGTGATGAAGAGATACAACAACAGTTCTTGCAATACGCAGAATATGTTGAACCGGTTCGACAAATGCCGTCTCACCGTATCTTGGCGGTTAATCGCGGTGAAAAATTAGGAGCTTTGAAATTAGCCCTTACCGTACCAGGTGATACTTATGTTGCTTACATGGTGCAACGGTTAGAGAAAAATCCAAAATCCATCTTCGCAGACTATAAAGCGGCTGCAGTAGCCGATGCGTATAAACGTCTAATTTTCCCTGCTCTAGAGCGTGATATCCGTAATGAGTTGACGGAAAATGCGGACGAACAAGCTATCAAGGTATTTGGTGTAAACCTTAAGAATCTATTGTTACAACCGCCTTTGGCAGGTCATGTTATCATGGGCCTTGACCCTGGTTACCGTACAGGTTGTAAGATGGCTATCATCGACCAACAAGGTAATGTGCTAGATTATGGTGCCTACTATTTAACTAATAGTGAAAAGCTTCGCAAAGAAGCGCAAAAGGTATTGGCAGATAAAATCCGTAAGTTTAAGGTTACTCTCTTATCTATTGGTAATGGTACTGCATCCTATGAAACAGAGCAGTTTGCTTCCACCATGATTGAAGAGGAAAAATTAGACTGCCACTACATCATCACCAATGAAGCGGGCGCATCTGTATACTCTGCTTCTAAATTGGCTATCGATGAATTACCAGATTTAGACGTAACCATACGCGGTGCCGTATCGATTGCGCGCCGAGTACAAGATCCATTAGCTGAATCTGTTAAGATCGATCCAAAATCTATCGGCGTAGGTCAATACCAACATGATGTAAATCAAAAGCAATTGACTCATACCCTAGATCAAGTGGTTGAAACTGTAGTAAACCACGTTGGGGTAGAGCTCAACACAGCATCTCCAGCTATCTTGCAACATATTGCAGGTATCTCTAGTACAGTGGCTAAAAACATCGTTGCATACCGTCAAGAGAATGGCGTATTTAAAAGTCGTAAGGAATTGCTAAAAGTACCGCGTTTAGGTCCTGCAGCGTTCACACAATGTGCTGGTTTCCTTCGCTTGCAACACGGTAAAAATCCACTAGATAATACATCTGTCCATCCTGAGTCCTATGAATTGGCAGAACGCATTATTGGTGAATTGGGCTTTACCTTAAAAGATTTGCAAGATAAGGCGCAACTAGAAGCGTTACAAGTGAAATTACCGCTCGTTGATGCGGAGAAAATGGCCGCTAAACTTGATGCGGGGGTACCAACTGTACGAGATATTCTAGCTGCTTTGGCAAAACCAGGTCGTGACCCTCGTGAAGATTTACCGGCACCGCTTACGAGAAAACATGTAGTAAGCCTTGAAGATATCAAGGTCGGCACTGTGGTAAAAGGTACGGTTCATAACGTAGTTGACTTCGGTGCCTTTGTAGACTTTGGACTTAAAACTAATGGTCTATTGCATCGCAGTGAACTTTGTAACAGCCGTCAACATCCATCTGATGTGCTTGCTGTAGGCGACATCATCGAAGCTCAAATCATTTCTGTTGATGTAAAACGTAATCGTATCGGTTTATCTGTAAAAGCATTGCAACCAGAAAAACCAAAGAATAACGATAATAACCGCAATAGAAATAATAATGGTCAACGTCGAAATAACAATCGTGACAATAACCGTAATAATGACCGTAATAATGGTGGTCGACAAAATAATAATCGCAATGGTGGGAACCGTAATAATGGGGACCGTCGTAACGGATAA
- a CDS encoding thymidylate synthase → MSLADTQYLGIIENILEHGTYGQNRTGVATYKLPHQIMQFDLQEEFPILTTKFVAFKTAVKELLWIWQMQSNDVRKLQEMNVRVWDEWMREDGTIGKAYGYQIAKYKQLDKLIKTIKEDPDSRRMIVTLWNIEDLDDMALQPCAYETLWDVADGHLNCMLIQRSGDMGLGVPFNTAQYAALQCMIAQVTGLKPGKFTHVINNAHVYENHVEALREQLARRDQALSAPKIIVNPEVKDFYDFTPEDVTLDGYEHLGKLSMTVAV, encoded by the coding sequence ATGAGTCTAGCAGATACACAATACCTCGGTATTATTGAAAATATTTTAGAACACGGCACGTATGGTCAAAATCGTACCGGTGTTGCAACTTATAAATTGCCACATCAAATTATGCAATTCGACTTGCAAGAGGAATTTCCAATTTTGACTACAAAATTTGTAGCTTTCAAAACGGCGGTAAAAGAATTGTTATGGATTTGGCAAATGCAATCTAACGATGTACGTAAATTACAAGAAATGAACGTGCGCGTATGGGATGAGTGGATGCGTGAAGATGGTACTATTGGTAAGGCTTATGGTTACCAAATTGCAAAGTACAAACAACTTGATAAGCTCATCAAGACTATCAAGGAAGATCCGGATAGCCGCCGTATGATTGTTACATTGTGGAATATTGAAGATTTAGATGATATGGCATTGCAACCATGTGCGTATGAAACATTATGGGACGTAGCTGATGGACACTTAAACTGCATGCTCATCCAACGTAGTGGCGATATGGGCCTTGGCGTTCCATTTAATACAGCTCAATATGCAGCATTACAATGCATGATTGCCCAAGTTACCGGTCTTAAACCTGGTAAATTTACTCATGTTATCAACAATGCTCATGTCTATGAAAACCATGTAGAAGCATTGCGCGAGCAATTAGCACGTCGCGATCAAGCATTGTCAGCTCCAAAAATTATTGTGAATCCTGAGGTAAAAGACTTCTATGACTTCACACCAGAGGACGTTACATTAGACGGGTATGAACATCTAGGTAAATTGTCCATGACTGTTGCTGTATAG
- a CDS encoding dihydrofolate reductase, translating to MLALIVAVAHNRVIGKDNTLIWHLPNDLKFFKEKTTGHVIIMGRKTFESLPFLLPNREHWVITRDKGFDAPEGVKIFHSPEAASEAARVLDAAYVIGGAQVYEAFLPYVDTMYITEVDHEFEGDAFFPEFSEEAFTIESVVDGVVDEKNTYPHRFVTYRRKASK from the coding sequence ATGTTAGCATTAATCGTAGCCGTAGCACATAATCGTGTGATCGGTAAAGATAATACCTTGATTTGGCACTTGCCGAATGATTTGAAATTCTTTAAAGAGAAAACGACAGGTCATGTCATCATTATGGGCCGTAAGACCTTTGAAAGTTTGCCGTTCTTGTTGCCAAATCGTGAGCACTGGGTGATTACCCGTGATAAGGGCTTTGATGCGCCAGAAGGAGTTAAGATTTTCCATAGTCCTGAGGCGGCTTCAGAAGCAGCGCGTGTTCTTGATGCGGCCTATGTTATCGGCGGTGCTCAAGTATACGAGGCTTTCTTGCCTTACGTGGATACGATGTACATTACAGAAGTAGACCACGAATTTGAAGGGGATGCATTTTTCCCAGAGTTCTCAGAGGAGGCTTTCACCATTGAATCCGTTGTAGACGGCGTGGTGGATGAGAAGAATACATATCCTCATCGTTTTGTAACCTATCGCAGAAAGGCATCTAAATGA
- the recQ gene encoding DNA helicase RecQ — protein MEQQQTTKNVVGTQRDGANQQAQMKQHALRMLETYFGYTSFRPAQEAPVASLLRNEDVIGIMPTGAGKSICFQIPALCKPGLTIVFSPLISLMKDQVDGLLVQNIPAALINSTLTQAEFNKTMYEVRSGKIKLLYIAPERLGSNFFCNVLRALPIAQVIVDEAHCISEWGHDFRPSYQLIGEWLNSLPKRPIVGAFTATATKYVENDIKKLLGLDNANVYVTGFDRSNLSFSVIRTPKRMDYVVHYVRQHANENGIIYCATRKDVDRVYENLTRAGIKVGHYHGGLSDEVRREMQNAYADDKLQVMVATNAFGMGIDKSNVRYVLHYQMPRNMESYYQEAGRAGRDGAPAECILLYSGQDVQVHKYLIEQSIETPERQEVELRKLQSMIDYCFCSNCLRKYMLNYFGESTVWTTCDNCSSCKGSGDKVNVTKEAKAIFRAIMGTDERYGASMITSIVRGDRTDRIMWAGHDALPVFGLLSNVDEKSIKGLIQQFVASGYLRSSSGKYPVLSLTAGAEEVLAGHKEVEEIRQHVSVPSRTSRSTSTTSRGKASSGAGGLFEHLRQHRKRLAEEAGLRPYLIFPDTVLIDLANLRPTTLGEFGNVKGVGEAKLKKYGLSFLQAITEYKR, from the coding sequence ATGGAACAACAACAAACCACAAAGAACGTTGTGGGAACACAGCGTGATGGGGCGAACCAACAGGCCCAAATGAAGCAACACGCATTGCGTATGTTGGAAACCTACTTTGGGTATACCTCCTTTAGACCGGCTCAAGAGGCGCCCGTTGCATCCTTGTTACGTAACGAAGATGTAATTGGCATTATGCCGACGGGGGCTGGCAAGTCTATCTGTTTCCAGATTCCTGCGCTTTGTAAGCCGGGCCTTACTATCGTGTTTTCGCCGCTCATTTCTCTTATGAAAGACCAGGTAGATGGTCTATTAGTGCAGAACATTCCAGCGGCACTCATTAATAGTACCCTTACCCAAGCGGAGTTTAATAAGACTATGTACGAGGTACGTAGTGGTAAGATTAAGCTCTTATATATTGCACCAGAGCGACTAGGTTCTAATTTCTTCTGTAATGTATTGCGAGCATTGCCTATAGCTCAAGTTATCGTTGATGAGGCTCACTGTATTTCTGAGTGGGGCCATGACTTTAGACCGTCCTATCAGCTCATTGGTGAGTGGCTCAACTCGCTACCGAAGAGACCTATCGTAGGTGCTTTCACAGCGACGGCGACGAAATATGTAGAAAATGATATCAAGAAACTATTAGGTCTCGATAATGCGAATGTGTACGTAACGGGCTTTGACCGGTCTAATTTATCCTTCTCTGTCATCCGTACACCTAAACGCATGGATTATGTAGTCCATTATGTGCGTCAACATGCCAATGAAAATGGTATTATCTACTGTGCGACGCGCAAGGATGTAGATCGGGTGTATGAAAATCTAACCCGTGCAGGCATTAAGGTGGGTCATTATCACGGAGGGCTCAGCGACGAGGTGCGTCGTGAGATGCAAAATGCCTATGCAGATGACAAATTGCAGGTTATGGTGGCTACCAATGCCTTTGGCATGGGGATTGATAAGAGCAATGTGCGCTATGTGTTGCATTACCAAATGCCGCGCAACATGGAATCCTACTATCAAGAGGCGGGCCGTGCAGGTCGCGATGGAGCCCCTGCAGAATGTATCTTGCTCTACAGTGGGCAGGATGTACAGGTTCATAAGTATTTGATTGAACAGTCCATCGAGACGCCTGAGCGACAAGAGGTAGAGCTTCGTAAATTACAGTCTATGATTGACTACTGTTTCTGCAGTAATTGCTTACGTAAATATATGCTTAACTATTTTGGTGAAAGCACCGTTTGGACTACTTGTGATAATTGTAGTTCTTGTAAAGGCTCCGGTGATAAGGTAAATGTAACGAAGGAGGCGAAGGCCATCTTCCGTGCTATTATGGGGACCGATGAGCGCTATGGTGCCTCTATGATTACCTCTATAGTACGTGGTGATCGAACTGACCGCATTATGTGGGCAGGCCACGATGCACTGCCTGTCTTTGGTTTGCTAAGTAATGTAGACGAGAAATCTATTAAAGGGCTCATCCAACAGTTTGTAGCTTCTGGGTACTTGCGTAGTTCTTCAGGTAAGTATCCTGTGCTATCCTTGACGGCTGGTGCTGAGGAGGTCCTTGCTGGGCATAAAGAGGTAGAGGAAATCAGACAACATGTATCAGTACCATCTCGAACTAGTCGGTCTACGTCTACTACATCACGAGGAAAAGCTAGTTCCGGGGCGGGTGGTTTATTTGAACATTTACGACAACATCGTAAGCGCTTAGCTGAAGAAGCAGGTCTTCGACCATATCTTATCTTCCCTGATACAGTGCTCATTGACCTTGCTAATTTACGACCAACCACATTAGGTGAGTTTGGCAATGTTAAAGGCGTAGGGGAAGCAAAATTGAAAAAATATGGCCTCAGCTTTTTACAGGCCATTACAGAATATAAGAGATAA